The following are encoded in a window of Nibricoccus aquaticus genomic DNA:
- a CDS encoding GbsR/MarR family transcriptional regulator — MKLTPTTQKFILHWGEMGARWGITRSVAQIHALLMVSPEPIAADEIAETLDIARSAVSTGIKELQGWGLVRIVHQMGDRRDHFATLEDVWEMFLLIMRERRRRELDPTVTILRECAAEAASSKTIPASTLKRFADLAEFMELTSRWCERSQSLSPAGLKRLASLGDKVFKLLG, encoded by the coding sequence ATGAAACTCACACCCACCACCCAAAAATTTATCCTCCACTGGGGCGAGATGGGCGCCCGCTGGGGCATCACCCGCTCCGTCGCCCAGATCCACGCCCTCCTCATGGTTTCCCCCGAGCCCATCGCGGCCGACGAAATTGCCGAGACCCTCGACATCGCCCGCTCCGCCGTCAGCACCGGCATCAAAGAACTCCAAGGCTGGGGCCTCGTCCGCATCGTCCACCAGATGGGCGACCGCCGGGACCACTTTGCCACCCTCGAAGACGTCTGGGAAATGTTTCTCCTCATCATGCGCGAACGCCGCCGCCGCGAACTCGACCCTACCGTCACCATCCTCCGCGAATGCGCCGCCGAAGCCGCGTCTTCCAAAACGATTCCCGCCTCCACCCTCAAACGCTTCGCCGACCTCGCCGAGTTCATGGAGCTGACCTCCCGCTGGTGCGAACGCTCCCAATCCCTCTCCCCCGCCGGCCTCAAACGCCTAGCGAGCCTCGGCGACAAAGTCTTCAAACTCCTCGGCTGA
- a CDS encoding methyltransferase domain-containing protein — protein MGDPVYRAVWDGPWLKRGGTVIDLGCGQGLMLALIAEGRAAERGVVEAGAEREDGNLDRITGLTGLGELRTKGEGPLENSAHRAGRAFSEPTGTSALLRGRLVGIELRAKVAGIARRALGEDAEIIAADARVEALPVARTILIFDVLHMMPAADQEALVRGLVAALEPGGTLLLREADAGAGWRFQAVNVANRAKAFFFGYSSKGFCFRTAAGWRALLESTGLGVEVWPMGKGTPYGNVLLVGTKAKAG, from the coding sequence TTGGGCGATCCGGTGTATCGGGCAGTCTGGGACGGGCCGTGGTTGAAGCGTGGTGGGACGGTGATCGATCTGGGGTGCGGGCAGGGATTGATGCTGGCGTTGATCGCGGAAGGGCGGGCGGCGGAGCGTGGAGTTGTTGAAGCGGGGGCGGAGCGGGAGGACGGAAATTTGGACAGGATTACAGGATTAACAGGATTGGGGGAGTTGCGGACGAAGGGCGAAGGGCCGCTGGAGAATAGTGCGCATCGGGCGGGCAGGGCGTTTTCGGAGCCGACGGGGACGTCGGCGCTCCTGAGGGGGCGGCTGGTGGGGATCGAGCTGCGGGCGAAGGTGGCGGGGATCGCGCGGCGGGCGCTGGGTGAGGATGCGGAGATTATCGCGGCGGATGCGCGGGTGGAGGCGTTGCCGGTGGCACGGACGATTTTGATTTTCGATGTGCTCCACATGATGCCGGCGGCGGATCAGGAGGCGTTGGTGCGCGGGCTGGTGGCGGCGTTGGAGCCGGGTGGGACGTTGTTACTTCGCGAGGCGGATGCGGGGGCAGGGTGGCGGTTTCAGGCGGTGAATGTCGCGAACCGGGCGAAGGCGTTTTTCTTTGGGTATTCGTCGAAAGGGTTTTGTTTTCGGACGGCGGCGGGGTGGCGGGCGTTGCTCGAAAGTACCGGGCTCGGCGTGGAGGTGTGGCCGATGGGGAAGGGGACGCCGTATGGGAATGTGCTGCTGGTGGGGACGAAGGCTAAAGCGGGCTGA
- the lipA gene encoding lipoyl synthase: MDTARKPSWLRAKLPSGPGYNAVRKLVDEHKLHTVCQSAQCPNLGECWSRGTATVMILGNICTRSCNFCAIATGKPTELDLGEPARVADAVAKMNLKHCVITSVARDELKDGGASVWAATIRAIRYRNPNTAIEVLVPDFKENFEHIDTVLAAKPDIFNHNMETVERLQKPVRVQARYDRSRAVLRHVKSRGFTTKTGIMLGLGEEQHEIEQTLRDIASDGVNILTIGQYLQPTPQHWPVARWVTPEEFIRWKEFGLSIGFGVVESGAMVRSSYHADEQSEKYTGTDHLNTENALASA, encoded by the coding sequence ATGGACACCGCTCGCAAACCTTCCTGGCTCCGCGCCAAGCTTCCCTCCGGCCCCGGCTACAACGCCGTCCGCAAGCTCGTCGACGAGCACAAGCTCCACACCGTCTGCCAGAGCGCCCAATGCCCCAACCTCGGCGAATGCTGGTCCCGCGGCACCGCCACGGTGATGATCCTCGGCAATATATGCACTCGCTCCTGTAACTTCTGCGCCATCGCCACCGGCAAACCCACCGAACTCGACCTCGGCGAACCGGCCCGCGTCGCCGACGCCGTCGCCAAGATGAATTTGAAACACTGCGTCATCACCTCCGTCGCCCGCGACGAGCTGAAAGACGGCGGCGCCAGCGTCTGGGCCGCGACCATCCGCGCCATCCGTTACCGCAATCCGAATACCGCCATCGAAGTCCTCGTCCCCGACTTCAAAGAAAACTTCGAGCACATCGACACCGTCCTCGCCGCCAAGCCCGATATCTTTAACCACAACATGGAGACCGTGGAGCGCCTCCAAAAACCCGTCCGCGTCCAGGCCCGCTACGACCGCTCCCGCGCCGTCCTCCGCCACGTGAAAAGCCGCGGCTTCACCACCAAGACCGGCATCATGCTCGGCCTCGGCGAGGAACAGCACGAGATCGAGCAGACCCTCCGCGACATCGCCTCCGACGGCGTCAACATCCTCACCATCGGCCAATACCTCCAGCCCACGCCGCAGCACTGGCCCGTCGCCCGCTGGGTCACGCCCGAGGAGTTCATCCGCTGGAAAGAATTCGGTCTCAGCATCGGTTTCGGCGTCGTTGAATCCGGCGCCATGGTCCGCTCCAGTTACCACGCCGACGAACAGTCGGAAAAGTACACCGGTACCGACCACCTGAATACCGAAAACGCCCTCGCCAGCGCCTGA
- the lipB gene encoding lipoyl(octanoyl) transferase LipB: MPDPANTASASASPPPTLAPATLDWGRTRYEAAFRWQEELLAQRQENKIGDTLVFTEHDPVFTIGQRAGAGANLVWTPAQLAAQGIEVVKTNRGGDITYHGPGQIVGYPIVSLLPRKDLHEYLRFLEQVLINSVGSLGLAAARRPGKTGIWLGPRKIAALGVAVKKWTAYHGFALNVNANLAHFTGIVPCGIGATDGTVTSMQAELGGKPLDLAEVKRVIAQEFWTLWPAFLAGK, encoded by the coding sequence GTGCCCGATCCCGCCAACACCGCCTCCGCCTCCGCTTCACCCCCGCCCACACTCGCACCCGCCACCCTCGACTGGGGCCGCACCCGCTACGAAGCCGCCTTCCGCTGGCAGGAAGAACTCCTCGCCCAGCGTCAGGAAAACAAAATCGGCGACACCCTCGTCTTCACCGAACACGACCCCGTCTTCACCATCGGCCAGCGCGCCGGCGCCGGCGCCAACCTCGTCTGGACCCCCGCCCAGCTCGCCGCGCAAGGTATCGAAGTCGTGAAAACCAACCGCGGCGGCGACATCACCTACCACGGCCCCGGCCAGATCGTCGGCTACCCGATCGTCTCGCTCCTCCCGCGCAAAGATCTCCACGAGTATCTCCGCTTCCTCGAACAAGTCCTCATCAACTCCGTCGGCTCCCTCGGCCTCGCCGCCGCCCGCCGCCCCGGCAAAACCGGCATCTGGCTCGGTCCGCGCAAAATCGCCGCCCTCGGCGTCGCCGTGAAAAAGTGGACCGCCTACCACGGCTTCGCGCTCAACGTGAACGCCAACCTCGCCCACTTCACCGGCATCGTCCCCTGCGGCATCGGTGCGACCGACGGCACCGTCACTTCGATGCAAGCCGAGCTCGGCGGAAAACCGCTCGACCTCGCCGAAGTGAAACGCGTCATCGCGCAAGAATTCTGGACCCTCTGGCCTGCCTTCCTCGCCGGCAAATAA
- a CDS encoding cupin domain-containing protein, translating to MATPVGERREIFDAPTATLERLRCHATTVRVGEASHPPHRHPEEELIFVKEGVLEVSVEGKVWKAGAGAVIFYASNELHGMRNGGEVPATYYVLRWHSTKTAGDAGAAV from the coding sequence ATGGCGACGCCGGTGGGAGAGCGGCGGGAGATTTTCGATGCGCCGACGGCGACGTTGGAGCGGCTGCGCTGTCATGCGACGACGGTGCGGGTGGGCGAGGCGTCGCATCCGCCGCACCGGCATCCGGAGGAGGAGTTGATTTTTGTGAAGGAAGGCGTGTTGGAGGTGAGTGTGGAGGGAAAGGTGTGGAAGGCGGGAGCGGGGGCGGTGATTTTTTATGCGTCGAATGAGCTGCACGGGATGCGCAATGGCGGGGAGGTGCCGGCGACGTATTATGTGTTGCGGTGGCATTCGACGAAGACGGCGGGAGATGCGGGGGCGGCAGTGTAG
- the lysS gene encoding lysine--tRNA ligase: MSDVPSDISHDQHAVRRQKLADLRAGGFDPFRANVAVTHFSQDAKALFVEGQEYGPVVTVAGRLVTFRVQGGSSFVKIQDQQGPIQLYFRRDVIGEERYGVFKKSLDLGDIIGVTGALFKTKTGEITVRVDAFTLVSKALRPLPEKWHGLSDAEQVYRQRYLDLIVNAESRKRLMLRSKIVSQVRRFLEDKQFLEVETPVLQAVAGGAAARPFTTHHNTLGMDFVLRISLELYLKRMLVAGYDRVFEIGRNFRNEGVSRRHNPEFTMLEVYQAYSDYRGMMTLVQELMRHLVRDVVKPTEAEGEGENAPRRATMKIKHAASGQDIDFGAEWREVKYKDLIIEKTGDAQWFSRSKEEKIAGVQKLGLFADVKWEEFELTNEIFGKLIEPTLIQPTFVTHLPKELCPLAKITPDDPTTIDVFELIIGGMEIAPAYSEQNDPDVQRQMFEAQAGEEKQNIDQDFLLALEHGMPPAGGMGIGIDRLCILLTGAESIRDVILYPQLRNAQA; encoded by the coding sequence ATGAGCGACGTTCCCTCCGATATTTCACACGACCAACATGCTGTGCGGCGTCAGAAGCTGGCGGATTTGCGCGCGGGTGGATTTGACCCGTTTCGCGCGAATGTGGCGGTGACGCATTTTTCGCAGGATGCGAAGGCGTTGTTCGTGGAAGGCCAGGAATACGGGCCGGTGGTCACGGTGGCGGGGCGACTCGTCACGTTTCGCGTGCAGGGCGGCAGCTCGTTCGTGAAAATCCAGGATCAGCAGGGGCCGATTCAGCTCTATTTCCGTCGCGATGTGATCGGCGAGGAACGCTACGGCGTATTCAAGAAGTCGCTCGATCTGGGCGACATCATCGGCGTGACGGGGGCGTTGTTTAAGACGAAGACGGGTGAGATCACGGTGCGCGTGGATGCGTTTACGCTGGTGTCGAAGGCGCTGCGTCCGCTGCCGGAGAAGTGGCATGGGCTGAGCGATGCGGAGCAGGTTTATCGTCAGCGTTATCTCGATCTGATCGTGAACGCGGAGTCGCGGAAGCGGCTGATGTTGCGCTCGAAGATCGTGTCGCAGGTGCGGCGATTTTTGGAGGACAAGCAGTTCCTCGAAGTGGAGACGCCGGTGCTGCAAGCCGTGGCGGGCGGTGCGGCGGCGCGGCCGTTTACGACCCATCACAATACGCTGGGCATGGACTTCGTGCTGCGTATCTCGCTCGAACTTTATCTGAAGCGGATGCTCGTCGCGGGGTATGACCGCGTGTTCGAGATCGGGCGGAATTTCCGCAATGAAGGCGTGTCGCGCCGGCACAATCCGGAGTTCACGATGCTGGAGGTTTATCAGGCCTACAGCGACTATCGTGGCATGATGACGCTGGTGCAGGAGTTGATGCGGCATCTGGTGCGCGATGTGGTTAAGCCGACGGAAGCGGAGGGCGAAGGTGAGAATGCGCCGCGCCGTGCGACGATGAAGATCAAGCATGCGGCGAGCGGGCAGGACATCGATTTCGGTGCCGAGTGGCGCGAGGTGAAGTACAAGGATCTGATCATCGAGAAGACGGGCGACGCGCAGTGGTTTTCGCGCTCGAAGGAAGAGAAGATCGCGGGCGTGCAGAAGCTCGGGCTCTTCGCGGACGTGAAGTGGGAGGAGTTTGAGCTGACGAACGAAATTTTCGGAAAGCTGATCGAGCCGACGTTGATCCAGCCGACGTTTGTGACGCATCTGCCGAAGGAGCTTTGCCCACTCGCGAAGATCACGCCGGACGATCCCACGACGATCGATGTGTTTGAGCTGATCATCGGCGGCATGGAGATCGCGCCCGCTTACTCGGAGCAGAACGATCCGGATGTGCAGCGGCAGATGTTCGAAGCGCAGGCGGGCGAGGAAAAGCAGAACATCGATCAGGATTTCCTGCTCGCACTTGAACACGGGATGCCGCCGGCGGGTGGCATGGGCATCGGGATCGACCGGTTGTGCATTTTGCTCACGGGGGCGGAGAGCATTCGCGATGTGATTCTTTATCCGCAGCTGCGGAACGCGCAGGCGTGA
- a CDS encoding ABC transporter permease — MPHSLRRAEALQLIPMPWYLYLALKQLFPTGKRLTFFTVISVLGVTLGVWVMIVFPGVMGGFGHKYRGLIVDTQGDIQVRASGLVRSAEVLQHLAKIPGVIASTPFAEGIVMLSNGNRPSFPGIQGIDLGHVEDVIPLRRHIVRGSLDDLDDDTVILSAGLANSIGAWIGSKVQVVSPATLEKMQRDEVMLPTELTVVGIFEIGHQQLDSSVAIVTLRRMQDLYDLGKNVHGFNVKLSPNEDVIEAAKRINATLPPMSGLRARTWMEANESFLLALQFEKMMVTLITAFVTLVAVFLITSLLLTSIVRRTKEIGVLASLGAKPTQVALCFCFQGMLVGVFGTVLGVTLGLLTLKNVDAILQGLLRIAGDWEAMVAIYQFSQVPAYITASEIVSVCAYVVGLSTLAGFIAAWRAAKLKPVEALRSE, encoded by the coding sequence ATGCCGCACAGCCTCAGGCGTGCTGAGGCCCTACAACTGATTCCGATGCCCTGGTATCTTTATCTCGCCCTGAAGCAGCTGTTCCCGACGGGGAAGCGGCTGACGTTTTTCACGGTGATTTCGGTGCTGGGGGTGACCCTGGGTGTGTGGGTGATGATCGTGTTTCCCGGCGTCATGGGAGGTTTTGGCCACAAATATCGCGGCCTCATCGTGGACACTCAGGGAGACATCCAAGTCCGGGCGAGCGGACTGGTGCGGTCGGCGGAAGTTTTGCAGCATTTGGCGAAGATTCCGGGTGTGATCGCCTCGACGCCGTTTGCGGAAGGCATCGTGATGTTGAGCAACGGCAACAGGCCGTCGTTTCCTGGTATTCAGGGAATCGATCTCGGTCACGTGGAGGACGTCATTCCGCTGCGACGGCACATTGTGCGAGGATCGCTCGATGATCTGGATGACGACACGGTGATCCTCAGCGCCGGTCTCGCCAACTCGATTGGTGCGTGGATTGGCAGCAAGGTGCAGGTCGTGTCTCCGGCGACATTGGAGAAGATGCAGCGGGATGAGGTGATGCTGCCGACAGAGCTGACGGTCGTGGGCATTTTTGAAATCGGGCATCAACAGCTCGATAGCTCCGTCGCTATTGTGACGCTGAGACGGATGCAGGATCTCTACGATCTCGGAAAAAACGTACATGGCTTCAATGTGAAGCTCTCTCCGAACGAAGATGTGATCGAAGCGGCGAAGCGGATCAATGCGACGCTGCCACCGATGAGTGGACTGAGGGCGCGTACGTGGATGGAGGCGAATGAATCATTTTTGCTAGCGCTTCAGTTTGAGAAAATGATGGTCACTTTGATCACTGCATTTGTGACACTGGTGGCGGTTTTTTTGATTACCTCGTTGCTCCTGACCTCAATCGTTCGTCGGACTAAGGAAATCGGTGTGCTCGCGTCTTTGGGGGCAAAGCCCACTCAAGTGGCGTTGTGTTTTTGTTTTCAAGGAATGCTGGTCGGGGTGTTCGGTACGGTGCTTGGCGTCACGTTGGGTCTGCTGACGTTGAAGAATGTGGATGCCATCCTGCAGGGGTTGCTGCGGATCGCGGGCGATTGGGAGGCGATGGTTGCGATCTATCAGTTCAGCCAGGTTCCGGCGTACATAACCGCATCTGAGATCGTGAGTGTCTGCGCGTACGTGGTGGGACTTTCTACGCTCGCTGGATTTATCGCGGCGTGGCGGGCGGCGAAACTCAAACCGGTGGAGGCGCTGCGCAGTGAGTGA
- a CDS encoding ABC transporter ATP-binding protein, whose product MSDPILKVSGVRKSYASGDRRIEVLRDVTFAIAAGESVSIRGESGSGKSTLLNLFAGLDAPDGGKVELAGSAVIDHAARVKFIGIVFQSFYLIPELNALENVLMAARVAGKVGAVEKARAMELLKKVGLAERAQHVPSQLSGGERQRVAVARALINSPKLLLADEPTGNLDEKTGESVIEILLGLCAETQTALVLVTHNAAHAARCARRFVLHEGVLNAVESSGGATPPALPATR is encoded by the coding sequence GTGAGTGATCCTATTTTGAAGGTTAGTGGAGTGCGGAAGAGTTATGCGAGCGGGGATCGGCGGATCGAGGTGTTGCGCGATGTGACGTTTGCGATCGCGGCGGGGGAGAGTGTGAGCATTCGCGGAGAGTCGGGGTCGGGGAAATCGACGTTGCTGAATTTATTCGCAGGGCTCGATGCGCCGGATGGCGGGAAGGTCGAGCTGGCGGGGAGTGCGGTGATCGATCATGCGGCGCGGGTAAAATTTATCGGGATCGTGTTTCAGTCGTTTTATCTGATCCCGGAATTGAACGCGTTGGAGAATGTGCTGATGGCGGCGCGGGTGGCGGGGAAAGTCGGCGCGGTGGAGAAGGCGCGAGCGATGGAGTTGTTGAAGAAGGTCGGACTGGCGGAGCGGGCGCAGCATGTGCCGTCGCAGCTCTCGGGCGGCGAGCGTCAGCGCGTGGCGGTGGCGCGGGCGTTGATCAATTCGCCGAAGCTGTTGCTGGCAGATGAGCCGACGGGGAATCTCGATGAGAAGACGGGTGAGAGCGTGATTGAAATTTTGTTGGGGCTGTGCGCGGAGACGCAGACAGCGCTGGTGCTAGTGACGCATAATGCGGCGCACGCGGCGCGATGTGCGCGGCGGTTTGTGCTGCACGAAGGGGTGCTGAATGCGGTGGAGTCTTCCGGTGGAGCGACGCCTCCAGCATTGCCAGCGACGCGGTGA
- a CDS encoding Gfo/Idh/MocA family protein yields the protein MRAMGGMFGFSSPKVVCGVVGVGSLGQHHARIYSTMSGVEFAGIFETSDARAAEICEKFKCKRFATIAELGEACDAVSVVVPTDKHAEVAIPLLEQKCHLLIEKPICASLEEAEQVLAAAQKNGCIVQVGHIEHFNPVMSFLEKEADRPAYITTERLAPYQTRGTEVGVVLDLMIHDIGIVLALVKSPIKKIDSVGINVLSKTEDIANARIEFENGCVANLSASRMSMKKNREIRVFQDNAYLSLDFMNQKGHLVKKSDLIAYGVKMKIGLAKPGDTSSVPVKEIPIEKGEPLALELADFVSSVKEAKQPKVGGALAKSALEVAITITEQIKNAKR from the coding sequence ATGCGTGCGATGGGCGGCATGTTTGGCTTTTCTTCTCCCAAGGTAGTTTGTGGCGTCGTTGGCGTGGGCTCGCTCGGGCAGCATCACGCGCGGATTTATTCGACGATGTCGGGCGTGGAGTTCGCGGGCATTTTTGAGACGAGCGATGCGCGGGCGGCGGAAATTTGTGAGAAATTTAAGTGTAAGCGCTTCGCGACGATCGCGGAACTGGGCGAAGCGTGTGACGCGGTGTCGGTCGTGGTGCCGACGGATAAACACGCAGAGGTGGCGATTCCGCTGCTGGAGCAGAAATGCCATTTGTTGATCGAGAAGCCGATCTGCGCGTCGCTCGAGGAAGCGGAGCAAGTGCTGGCTGCGGCGCAGAAGAACGGGTGCATCGTCCAGGTCGGGCACATCGAGCACTTCAATCCGGTGATGAGTTTCCTGGAGAAGGAGGCGGACCGGCCGGCGTACATCACGACAGAGCGGCTGGCGCCTTATCAGACGCGCGGGACGGAAGTCGGCGTGGTGCTGGATTTGATGATCCACGACATCGGCATCGTGCTGGCGCTGGTGAAATCGCCGATCAAGAAGATCGATAGCGTGGGCATTAACGTTCTTTCGAAGACCGAGGACATCGCGAATGCGCGCATCGAATTCGAGAACGGCTGTGTGGCGAATCTGAGCGCGAGCCGGATGAGCATGAAGAAGAACCGGGAGATCCGGGTGTTTCAGGACAACGCGTACTTGTCGCTCGATTTCATGAATCAGAAAGGGCACCTCGTGAAGAAGAGCGATCTGATCGCGTACGGAGTTAAGATGAAGATCGGTCTGGCGAAGCCGGGTGACACGAGTTCGGTGCCGGTGAAGGAAATTCCCATCGAGAAGGGCGAGCCGCTCGCGCTGGAGCTGGCGGATTTTGTTTCGAGCGTGAAGGAGGCGAAGCAGCCGAAGGTCGGCGGGGCGCTGGCGAAGAGCGCGCTGGAAGTGGCGATCACGATCACGGAGCAGATAAAGAACGCGAAACGGTAA